In a single window of the Subtercola sp. PAMC28395 genome:
- a CDS encoding exodeoxyribonuclease VII small subunit: MAPSSAASNGVAELSYEQARDELVQVVNELERGAATLERSLELWERGEALAARCEEWLIGAKTRLDRARAAQNPQAQNPQAHGESSRAAE, translated from the coding sequence GTGGCTCCGAGCAGCGCGGCTTCGAATGGTGTGGCAGAGCTCAGCTACGAGCAGGCCCGCGACGAACTGGTCCAGGTCGTCAACGAACTCGAACGCGGTGCAGCGACCCTCGAGCGCTCGCTTGAACTGTGGGAACGGGGCGAGGCGCTTGCTGCCCGCTGCGAGGAGTGGCTGATCGGGGCCAAGACGCGACTTGACCGGGCGCGTGCTGCACAGAACCCGCAGGCACAGAACCCGCAGGCACACGGCGAGTCCTCCAGGGCCGCGGAGTAG
- a CDS encoding DUF4245 domain-containing protein, giving the protein MTSEAIPPRGNSAQGKPPRGQKPPRVVAELGRPETLEETQARKAEQSRKYRANKTINNLWLSILVCVGLVIVIVLLVPRDDTSHLPAVDFRSVASSAQAAFPVPVAVPDVPATWTSNAAEIRTGTDNVVSWYVGLITPTRNYVGLTQGVNATDGWFADQVKDSAASSTTTIDGIQWTVYDNRKTAKEVGNVKYALTTQSGATTYIVFGDASDTEIAEVAASISSNVRAQPETAVTAK; this is encoded by the coding sequence GTGACGTCTGAGGCGATCCCCCCGCGCGGCAATTCCGCGCAAGGCAAACCCCCACGCGGGCAGAAGCCTCCGCGCGTCGTTGCAGAACTCGGCCGACCGGAGACTCTCGAAGAGACACAGGCCAGAAAAGCCGAACAGTCGCGCAAGTACCGGGCCAACAAGACCATCAACAACCTGTGGCTGTCGATCCTGGTATGTGTCGGCCTCGTGATCGTGATCGTGCTGCTCGTGCCGCGTGACGACACCTCGCACCTTCCCGCGGTCGATTTCCGATCGGTCGCTTCGAGCGCGCAGGCGGCCTTCCCTGTTCCTGTGGCGGTTCCTGACGTTCCCGCGACATGGACCTCCAACGCCGCAGAGATCCGCACGGGCACCGACAATGTCGTCTCCTGGTACGTGGGGCTCATCACTCCGACCAGGAACTACGTCGGCCTCACCCAGGGCGTCAACGCCACAGATGGGTGGTTCGCCGACCAGGTGAAGGACTCCGCGGCTTCGTCGACGACAACCATCGACGGCATCCAGTGGACTGTGTACGACAACAGAAAGACAGCGAAAGAGGTGGGCAACGTGAAATACGCACTGACGACCCAATCCGGGGCAACAACATACATCGTCTTCGGAGACGCCAGCGATACCGAGATAGCAGAGGTGGCTGCTTCGATCAGCTCCAATGTCCGAGCGCAGCCTGAAACGGCGGTGACGGCCAAGTGA
- the xseA gene encoding exodeoxyribonuclease VII large subunit: MTDTAAAEGSAPTFENPWPVALFSSKIKGYIDRLGSAWVEGEITQWGVSGGNVYGKLKDTSEDATIGFNIWSSVRGKIPADLKQGDRVIALVKPNYWQKGGTLSMQVFEMRHVGLGDLLERLERLRRQLASEGLFDASRKKRLPFLPGCIGLITGKDSDAEKDVLRNAQLRWPSVAFKVVHAAVQGDRVPREVTAALLELDADPDVDVIIVARGGGDFQNLLGFSDEGVLRAAAACSTPIVSAIGHEADRPLLDEIADLRASTPTDAAKRVVPDVSEELNKVEQARARLSLRVTAFVRSEIDRIEQVRSRPVLTNASWIIDSRSEDLTRYVSRGVELLNRTLERAGTATSELGARLRTLSPQSTLDRGYAIVQSENGGVVRRSTDAPQGSSLTITLSADVLTARSEGPSAPGTRR, translated from the coding sequence ATGACCGATACCGCTGCAGCCGAGGGCTCCGCACCAACGTTTGAGAACCCGTGGCCCGTCGCTCTCTTCTCCAGCAAGATCAAGGGCTACATCGATCGCCTGGGCTCTGCCTGGGTCGAGGGCGAGATCACGCAGTGGGGTGTCAGCGGTGGCAACGTTTACGGCAAACTCAAAGACACGAGCGAAGACGCGACGATCGGGTTCAACATCTGGTCGTCTGTGCGGGGCAAGATCCCGGCCGATCTGAAGCAGGGCGACCGCGTCATCGCGCTCGTCAAGCCGAACTACTGGCAGAAGGGCGGCACTCTCTCGATGCAGGTCTTCGAGATGCGGCACGTCGGTCTCGGTGACCTGCTCGAACGCCTCGAACGCCTGCGCCGCCAGCTGGCTTCAGAGGGTCTCTTCGACGCGTCACGAAAGAAACGCCTGCCCTTCCTGCCGGGCTGCATCGGCCTCATCACCGGTAAAGACAGCGACGCCGAGAAAGACGTGCTGCGCAATGCCCAGCTGCGGTGGCCCTCCGTCGCGTTCAAGGTCGTGCATGCGGCAGTCCAGGGTGACCGCGTGCCTCGCGAGGTCACCGCTGCGCTCCTCGAGCTGGATGCAGACCCTGACGTCGACGTCATCATCGTGGCCCGGGGCGGCGGCGACTTCCAGAACCTGCTCGGCTTCAGCGACGAGGGCGTGCTGAGGGCCGCGGCCGCGTGTTCCACGCCGATCGTGAGCGCGATCGGGCATGAGGCAGACCGGCCACTCCTCGACGAGATCGCAGACCTCCGGGCATCCACACCCACCGATGCCGCGAAGCGCGTCGTACCCGACGTCTCCGAAGAACTGAACAAGGTGGAGCAGGCCCGAGCGCGGCTGAGCCTGCGCGTGACAGCGTTCGTGAGGTCCGAGATCGACCGGATCGAACAGGTGCGCTCGCGGCCGGTGCTGACGAATGCGTCATGGATCATCGATTCACGCAGCGAAGACCTCACGCGGTACGTCTCGCGCGGGGTCGAGTTGCTGAACCGTACCCTCGAGCGTGCCGGAACGGCGACAAGTGAGTTGGGCGCGAGGCTTCGAACTCTCTCGCCCCAGAGCACCCTCGACCGTGGTTATGCGATCGTGCAGTCCGAGAACGGCGGCGTCGTCAGACGGTCGACGGATGCTCCTCAGGGCTCGTCCCTCACAATAACTCTGTCTGCCGATGTACTCACAGCCCGCTCCGAGGGTCCGTCGGCTCCCGGCACTCGCCGATAA
- a CDS encoding transporter, whose product MVATLLRLRFRVLANTLKRSTWQLVAVIIGAIYGMGVLVFVVFGLVALAFAPVELASTIIVLAGSALILGWIAVPLVAVGVDQTLEPAKLAQFPLPRRTLLLGLALAGVLGVPGIITSIAALATTATWFRSPIAAVAALVCAVIAVLTCVVGSRMVTALSVSLASKRRFREVSGILVFIPLILLGPISFGIARGVAKSTDALPGLAHILGWTPLGAAWSVPADVAVGDFGAASVKFLIALATLTALVLIWSRSLATALETPPVSSGKRVARGKIGFFGLLPATPAGAVAARSLSYWVRDPRYARQLIVVPLIPVLLYFYSNNMGSFGLFNATGPIVAFLLSLATYADVSYDGTAFATHVADGVRGVDDRLGRAVALAIVSVPFVAVLTVGSVAITNSWPLLPALAGMALGAALSGIGLTAVTSARIIIPVPASGDNPFKSAPGAGFTTALSSFATWGILLLLTLPEAALGVSSIVFGSALLGWLALLVGIFLGLALAVAGIRVGGTILDRSAPEILSRLKALRGA is encoded by the coding sequence GTGGTTGCGACACTCCTGAGGCTGCGCTTCCGCGTTCTCGCCAACACCCTGAAACGCAGCACCTGGCAGCTGGTCGCTGTCATCATCGGTGCCATCTATGGGATGGGCGTTCTCGTTTTCGTCGTCTTCGGGCTGGTCGCGCTGGCATTCGCCCCCGTCGAACTCGCTTCGACGATCATCGTGCTGGCGGGCTCTGCGCTCATCCTCGGCTGGATTGCCGTACCGCTGGTCGCTGTCGGCGTCGATCAGACGCTCGAGCCTGCCAAGCTGGCCCAGTTCCCGTTGCCGAGACGAACGCTGCTCCTGGGGCTGGCGCTGGCTGGTGTGCTCGGGGTTCCCGGAATCATCACCTCGATCGCCGCTCTCGCGACGACGGCGACGTGGTTCAGGTCGCCGATTGCTGCCGTCGCTGCTCTGGTCTGCGCGGTGATCGCCGTGCTCACCTGTGTCGTCGGGTCACGCATGGTGACGGCCCTCAGTGTCAGCCTCGCGTCGAAACGGCGCTTCAGGGAGGTCTCGGGCATCCTGGTCTTCATTCCGCTGATTCTCCTCGGGCCGATCAGCTTCGGTATTGCGCGGGGGGTGGCGAAGTCGACGGATGCACTGCCCGGCCTCGCCCACATCCTGGGCTGGACGCCCCTGGGCGCGGCCTGGTCGGTTCCTGCTGACGTTGCCGTCGGTGACTTCGGCGCCGCCTCGGTCAAATTCCTCATCGCACTCGCCACGCTCACGGCCCTGGTGCTCATCTGGTCGAGAAGCCTGGCCACCGCGCTGGAGACTCCGCCGGTGAGTTCGGGCAAGCGCGTCGCGCGCGGCAAGATCGGGTTCTTCGGGCTATTGCCCGCCACGCCGGCGGGTGCTGTCGCTGCCCGCTCCCTCAGCTACTGGGTACGCGACCCGCGTTACGCGCGCCAGTTGATCGTCGTGCCCTTGATACCCGTGCTGCTGTACTTCTACTCGAACAACATGGGTTCGTTCGGTCTCTTCAACGCAACGGGACCGATCGTCGCTTTCCTGTTGTCGCTGGCTACGTATGCCGACGTGTCGTACGACGGCACCGCCTTTGCAACCCATGTCGCCGACGGCGTCCGCGGGGTGGATGATCGGCTCGGCCGTGCCGTAGCGCTCGCGATCGTCTCTGTTCCCTTTGTCGCGGTGCTCACTGTCGGTTCGGTCGCGATCACGAACTCGTGGCCACTGTTGCCAGCGCTCGCTGGGATGGCGCTGGGGGCCGCTCTCTCGGGGATCGGTCTCACGGCCGTGACGAGCGCGCGGATCATCATTCCGGTGCCGGCATCGGGCGACAACCCCTTCAAGTCGGCTCCCGGCGCCGGGTTCACAACAGCCCTGAGTTCGTTTGCGACGTGGGGAATCCTTCTGTTGCTCACCCTTCCTGAAGCGGCGCTGGGTGTCTCGTCGATCGTCTTCGGGTCTGCCCTGCTCGGCTGGCTTGCCCTTCTGGTCGGCATCTTCCTGGGGCTCGCGCTCGCAGTGGCCGGAATTCGCGTGGGCGGCACGATCCTCGACCGATCTGCGCCGGAGATCCTCAGCAGGCTCAAGGCTCTGCGCGGCGCGTGA
- a CDS encoding carbonic anhydrase has translation MLEGNERFVSGEPEHPRQDVDRRNQIAAAQTPRAALFGCSDSRLAAEIIFDKGLGDLFVVRNAGQVISDSVVGSLEYAVGVLGVQLIVVLGHDECGAVLAAIASQDPETPPLPPHIANLIDKILPAVRLVASKTSAEHPDDAPVSLADVDAHEVGKYHLRDTVAELLETSEMISDAIAAGRLAIVGANYRLAEGRAVPDLVIGSVL, from the coding sequence ATGCTCGAGGGCAACGAACGGTTCGTCTCCGGTGAGCCCGAGCATCCACGGCAGGACGTCGACCGGCGCAACCAGATCGCCGCAGCGCAGACGCCGCGCGCCGCGCTCTTCGGGTGCAGCGATTCCAGGCTGGCCGCCGAGATCATCTTCGACAAGGGGCTCGGCGACCTGTTCGTCGTGCGCAACGCAGGCCAGGTGATCTCCGACTCTGTCGTCGGCAGTCTCGAGTATGCCGTGGGGGTGCTCGGAGTGCAGCTGATCGTTGTTCTCGGCCACGACGAATGCGGTGCCGTGCTCGCCGCCATTGCCTCGCAAGACCCGGAGACGCCTCCCCTGCCGCCGCACATCGCCAACCTGATCGACAAGATCCTGCCAGCAGTTCGGCTCGTAGCCTCGAAGACGTCTGCCGAACATCCAGATGACGCCCCCGTATCCCTGGCTGACGTCGATGCCCACGAGGTGGGAAAATACCACCTGCGCGACACCGTGGCCGAACTGCTCGAGACGTCAGAGATGATCTCCGACGCTATCGCAGCGGGGCGATTGGCGATCGTCGGGGCCAACTATCGGCTTGCCGAAGGGCGCGCAGTTCCCGACCTCGTCATCGGGTCTGTCCTGTGA
- a CDS encoding ABC transporter ATP-binding protein encodes MPTDSRPAALELRGLSRSFGEKLAVDNLSLTVPVGSFYGLVGPNGAGKTTSLSMATGLVRPDAGQAVVLGVDMWQKPLEAKRLIGNLSDGVKLFDRLTGEQLVTYNGLLFGMTRETVAERVGDLLRILDLEGAAGTPVVDYSAGMTKKIALACALVHAPRLLVLDEPFESVDPVSAANIRDILTDYVAGGGTVIVSSHVMDLVQRMCDHVAVIQSGRVLASGTVDEVRGTASLEDRFVELVGGRNHTEGPEWLRHS; translated from the coding sequence ATGCCAACGGATTCACGACCAGCCGCGCTCGAACTGCGTGGGCTCAGCAGATCGTTCGGCGAGAAACTGGCTGTCGACAACCTGAGTCTGACCGTTCCGGTCGGGTCGTTCTACGGGCTCGTCGGGCCCAACGGCGCGGGTAAGACGACATCGCTGTCGATGGCCACAGGACTTGTGCGACCAGATGCGGGGCAGGCCGTTGTTCTCGGTGTCGACATGTGGCAGAAGCCGCTCGAGGCGAAACGCCTGATCGGAAACCTCTCCGACGGCGTGAAACTGTTCGACAGGCTCACCGGCGAGCAACTGGTCACCTACAACGGGCTGCTCTTCGGCATGACGCGGGAGACCGTTGCAGAGCGGGTCGGGGACCTGTTGCGCATTCTCGACCTCGAGGGTGCAGCGGGTACACCGGTCGTCGACTACTCGGCTGGGATGACGAAGAAGATCGCCCTGGCCTGTGCGCTCGTGCATGCACCACGACTGCTGGTACTCGATGAGCCGTTCGAATCAGTCGATCCGGTTTCTGCCGCGAACATCCGTGACATTCTCACCGACTACGTCGCCGGTGGTGGCACGGTCATCGTCTCGAGCCATGTCATGGACCTGGTGCAGCGCATGTGCGACCACGTCGCCGTGATCCAGTCGGGGCGGGTTCTTGCCTCGGGTACCGTCGACGAAGTCCGCGGCACCGCGTCCCTCGAAGACCGCTTCGTCGAGCTGGTGGGCGGTCGCAACCACACGGAGGGCCCCGAGTGGTTGCGACACTCCTGA
- a CDS encoding 4-hydroxy-3-methylbut-2-enyl diphosphate reductase — MPRIPGVRNRLKDTPVNGQKKVLLAAPRGYCAGVDRAVVAVEKALERYGAPVYVRKQIVHNVHVVSTLEKLGAIFVEEVDEVPPGSHVVFSAHGVSPAVVQGAADRNLFAIDATCPLVTKVHREAVRFARDDFEILLIGHAGHEEVEGTAGEAPEHTTLVGSPDEADTIVVRDPDRVVWLSQTTLSVDETMETVRRLRARFPNLQDPPSDDICYATQNRQVAIKKVAKDSDLVIVVGSANSSNSVRLVEVALEYGAKAAYRVDYAHEVKQEWLDGVNTVGVTSGASVPEVLVQELLDDLAGAGYGEIETVQTAEEDLIFSLPKELRNNSAGKTDDRALGGRNRT; from the coding sequence ATGCCGAGAATTCCCGGCGTTCGCAACAGGCTAAAGGATACCCCCGTCAACGGCCAGAAGAAGGTGCTGCTCGCTGCCCCGCGCGGGTACTGTGCAGGAGTAGACAGGGCTGTGGTCGCCGTCGAGAAGGCGCTGGAGCGCTACGGCGCACCCGTCTACGTGCGCAAACAGATCGTGCACAACGTGCACGTCGTCTCCACTCTCGAGAAGCTCGGGGCCATCTTCGTCGAAGAGGTCGACGAAGTTCCGCCCGGATCTCACGTCGTCTTCAGTGCGCACGGGGTGTCGCCCGCTGTCGTACAGGGTGCAGCAGACCGAAATCTGTTCGCCATCGACGCGACCTGCCCGCTCGTCACCAAGGTGCACCGCGAAGCGGTCCGGTTCGCCAGGGACGACTTCGAGATCCTTCTCATCGGGCACGCCGGCCACGAGGAGGTCGAAGGTACCGCGGGTGAAGCCCCCGAGCACACGACCCTCGTCGGCAGCCCGGACGAGGCAGACACGATCGTGGTTCGCGACCCCGACAGGGTGGTGTGGCTCTCCCAGACCACGCTCTCGGTCGACGAGACCATGGAGACTGTCAGACGACTCCGTGCGCGCTTCCCCAACCTCCAGGATCCGCCATCGGACGACATCTGCTACGCCACCCAGAACCGCCAGGTGGCTATCAAGAAGGTCGCCAAAGACAGTGACCTGGTGATCGTTGTCGGTTCAGCCAACTCGTCGAATTCCGTGCGGCTCGTCGAGGTTGCGCTGGAGTACGGAGCAAAGGCCGCGTATCGGGTGGACTACGCGCACGAGGTGAAACAGGAGTGGCTCGACGGTGTCAACACGGTCGGGGTGACGTCAGGGGCATCCGTGCCCGAAGTTCTCGTGCAGGAGCTTCTCGATGACCTTGCTGGTGCTGGCTACGGCGAAATCGAGACCGTGCAGACGGCTGAAGAAGACCTGATCTTCTCGCTGCCGAAGGAGCTGCGCAACAATTCGGCGGGCAAGACGGATGACCGCGCGCTCGGTGGCCGAAACCGTACCTGA